The Kitasatospora setae KM-6054 genome contains a region encoding:
- a CDS encoding stealth family protein produces MNAQNPEGSRLVGVYRNALPPQARSLLANSIPAGVRSRVKRAVAEVPNPRSLVAARGRRLLRGWPELAGTDADGVPRATVFGNLVVLVHRRPRPVDLREHVLRMVTTALADAGVRHFALRGPSDLRTCVAVPDGERAAAERALRALGTRTPCYAAATDRAGELAGELREMSEEATWRRLRGTRTLRVAQLWTDPGAKLLMGFTYGCEVEFWSAATGVLTAPRPNRSAVTLPEHGRESDVPLGRLGQFTDPYLPTPATVRTRPELTVRRPEDVDFPIDVVYTWVDGADPGWQRRRAAAAGAGAYHRQSANAARYLNRDELRYSLRSLHLYAPWVRRVHLVTDGQRPGWLTDAHPRLRVVDHREIFVDPADLPTFNSHAIESQLHRIDGLAEHFLYFNDDMFLGRPALPQQFFLANGTTRFFPSDALIPPGPPTPADAPVNAAGKNNRELVRSRFGTVITQKMLHVPYPLRRSVLAELAAEFAPQVRATAANRFRGLGDVAVPSSLYHYFAYHTGRATPGELAYTYLDLGLPNVERRLGILLAGRDRDAFCLNDTVTEPDAAHDRAVRNFLEAYFPVPSPFEKPGAVS; encoded by the coding sequence GTGAACGCGCAGAACCCCGAGGGGTCGCGGCTGGTCGGGGTGTACCGCAACGCGCTGCCCCCGCAGGCCCGCAGCCTGCTGGCCAACTCGATCCCGGCCGGCGTCCGCAGCCGGGTCAAGCGGGCCGTCGCCGAGGTGCCCAACCCGCGGAGCCTGGTCGCCGCCCGCGGCCGGCGGCTGCTGCGCGGCTGGCCGGAGCTGGCCGGTACCGACGCCGACGGCGTCCCGCGCGCCACCGTGTTCGGCAACCTGGTGGTGCTGGTCCACCGCCGCCCGCGCCCGGTCGACCTGCGCGAGCACGTGCTGCGGATGGTCACCACCGCGCTGGCCGACGCCGGGGTGCGGCACTTCGCCCTGCGCGGCCCGTCCGACCTGCGCACCTGCGTGGCCGTCCCGGACGGCGAGCGGGCCGCCGCCGAACGCGCGCTGCGCGCCCTGGGCACCCGCACCCCCTGTTACGCCGCCGCCACCGACCGGGCCGGCGAACTCGCCGGCGAGCTGCGCGAGATGTCCGAGGAGGCCACCTGGAGACGGCTGCGCGGCACCCGCACCCTCCGGGTCGCCCAGCTGTGGACCGACCCGGGCGCGAAACTGCTGATGGGCTTCACCTACGGCTGCGAGGTGGAGTTCTGGAGCGCCGCGACCGGCGTCCTCACCGCCCCCCGGCCCAACCGCTCCGCGGTCACGCTGCCCGAGCACGGCCGGGAGAGCGACGTCCCGCTGGGCCGGCTGGGCCAGTTCACCGACCCGTACCTGCCCACCCCCGCCACCGTCCGGACCCGGCCCGAGCTCACCGTCCGCCGCCCCGAGGACGTCGACTTCCCGATCGACGTGGTCTACACCTGGGTGGACGGCGCCGACCCCGGCTGGCAGCGCCGGCGCGCCGCCGCGGCCGGCGCGGGGGCCTACCACCGGCAGTCCGCGAACGCCGCCCGCTACCTCAACCGCGACGAACTGCGCTACTCGCTGCGCTCGCTGCACCTGTACGCCCCGTGGGTGCGCCGGGTCCACCTGGTCACCGACGGCCAGCGCCCCGGCTGGCTGACCGACGCCCACCCGCGGCTGCGGGTGGTCGACCACCGGGAGATCTTCGTCGACCCGGCCGACCTGCCGACCTTCAACTCGCACGCCATCGAGTCCCAGCTGCACCGGATCGACGGCCTCGCCGAGCACTTCCTGTACTTCAACGACGACATGTTCCTCGGCCGGCCCGCGCTCCCGCAGCAGTTCTTCCTGGCCAACGGCACCACCCGGTTCTTCCCCTCCGACGCGCTGATCCCGCCCGGGCCGCCGACCCCGGCCGACGCCCCGGTCAACGCGGCCGGCAAGAACAACCGGGAACTGGTCAGGAGCCGCTTCGGCACCGTGATCACCCAGAAGATGCTGCACGTCCCGTACCCGCTGCGGCGCAGCGTGCTGGCCGAGCTCGCCGCCGAGTTCGCCCCGCAGGTGCGGGCGACCGCCGCCAACCGCTTCCGCGGCCTCGGCGACGTCGCGGTGCCGTCCTCGCTGTACCACTACTTCGCCTACCACACCGGGCGCGCCACCCCCGGCGAACTCGCCTACACCTACCTGGACCTGGGGCTGCCCAACGTGGAGCGCCGGCTGGGCATCCTGCTGGCCGGGCGGGACCGCGACGCGTTCTGCCTGAACGACACCGTCACCGAGCCGGACGCCGCCCACGACCGGGCCGTGCGGAACTTCCTGGAGGCGTACTTCCCCGTGCCCAGCCCGTTCGAGAAGCCCGGAGCCGTCTCGTGA
- a CDS encoding putative polysaccharide biosynthesis protein gives MAADATHVVGNTYRALVPAGIRRRVSTQLSKDARTRIKRQLAVAAAPADRYRTERIHRRLQRTAAGADGVRRLPGGRLAQVHEELTPLEVLRHNLELTARTLDAAGVDWFAVPAVNDRHAALAVAARDRVRVYRALAAAFREAPGTVEQVLPAPRNAKPHYGADVRFGRLDGAKVIRVGWLRSDPSGGLVIGTSVAVEIEFWTRRGNRLTGPRHNRVMRTLPADAPLTTAPLGVFTQYAGGPDDGLRLRTRAEFTVRRADETDFDIDAVCLDAPGDDPELLRATLRSLHQYAPWLRRIHLLTTRQAPDWLADHPALRVHLAELPPGRQPEDVRAGLHLLPGLAEHFVLFPAGAMLGQRAKPHLFFTPFGYLRTFAADADGSESPDEPWRTVLEAEFGRTVAGTARPGPHARLRSLCATLADRLPPGAPRTRAERSGLAADPHDCLHQYWAYAEGRGLPGSARLVALRADAPFAAARLSRMLARRDAALLQFGGLADPETPADAAEAVRELLRTYFPVRSPYERADRSAAGADLPPGAERGRA, from the coding sequence ATGGCAGCGGACGCCACGCACGTCGTCGGTAACACCTACCGGGCGCTGGTCCCGGCCGGGATCCGCCGACGGGTCAGCACCCAGCTGTCGAAGGACGCGCGCACCAGGATCAAGCGCCAACTGGCGGTCGCCGCGGCCCCCGCGGACCGCTACCGGACCGAGCGGATCCACCGCCGGCTGCAGCGCACCGCGGCCGGCGCCGACGGGGTCCGCCGGCTGCCCGGCGGCCGGCTCGCCCAGGTCCACGAGGAGCTGACCCCGCTCGAAGTGCTGCGCCACAACCTGGAGTTGACCGCCCGCACGCTGGACGCGGCGGGCGTCGACTGGTTCGCGGTGCCCGCCGTCAACGACCGGCACGCCGCGCTGGCGGTCGCCGCCCGCGACCGGGTCCGGGTGTACCGGGCGCTGGCCGCGGCGTTCCGCGAGGCGCCCGGCACCGTCGAGCAGGTGCTGCCCGCGCCCCGCAACGCCAAGCCCCACTACGGGGCGGACGTCCGGTTCGGGCGGCTCGACGGCGCCAAGGTGATCCGGGTCGGCTGGCTGCGCTCCGACCCCAGCGGCGGACTGGTCATCGGCACCAGCGTCGCCGTCGAGATCGAGTTCTGGACCAGGCGCGGCAACCGGCTCACCGGCCCCCGGCACAACCGGGTGATGCGCACCCTGCCCGCCGACGCCCCGCTCACCACCGCCCCGCTGGGCGTCTTCACCCAGTACGCGGGCGGCCCCGACGACGGCCTGCGGCTGCGCACCCGCGCCGAGTTCACCGTCCGCCGCGCCGACGAGACCGACTTCGACATCGACGCGGTCTGCCTCGACGCGCCCGGCGACGACCCCGAACTGCTCCGCGCCACCCTGCGCTCGCTGCACCAGTACGCGCCCTGGCTGCGCCGGATCCACCTGCTCACCACCCGGCAGGCCCCCGACTGGCTCGCCGACCACCCCGCGCTGCGGGTCCACCTGGCCGAGCTGCCGCCCGGCCGGCAGCCCGAGGACGTCCGGGCCGGACTGCACCTGCTGCCCGGACTGGCCGAGCACTTCGTGCTGTTCCCGGCCGGGGCGATGCTCGGCCAGCGCGCCAAACCGCACCTCTTCTTCACCCCGTTCGGCTACCTGCGGACCTTCGCCGCCGACGCCGACGGCAGCGAGTCCCCGGACGAGCCCTGGCGGACCGTCCTGGAGGCCGAGTTCGGCCGCACCGTGGCCGGCACCGCCCGCCCGGGCCCGCACGCCCGGCTGCGCTCGCTGTGCGCGACGCTCGCCGACCGCCTCCCGCCCGGCGCGCCCCGCACCCGCGCGGAGCGCTCCGGCCTGGCCGCCGACCCGCACGACTGCCTGCACCAGTACTGGGCGTACGCCGAGGGCCGCGGCCTGCCCGGCTCGGCCCGGCTGGTCGCGCTGCGCGCCGACGCGCCGTTCGCCGCCGCCCGGCTGTCCCGGATGCTGGCCCGGCGGGACGCCGCGCTGCTCCAGTTCGGCGGCCTGGCCGACCCCGAGACCCCCGCCGACGCCGCCGAGGCGGTCCGCGAACTGCTGCGCACCTACTTCCCGGTGCGCTCCCCCTACGAGCGGGCCGACCGGTCCGCCGCCGGGGCCGACCTGCCCCCCGGGGCGGAAAGGGGCCGGGCGTGA
- a CDS encoding stealth conserved region 3 domain-containing protein, with protein MDAPSGSGPLGPDWERHPDSPETAYTRPALTPLDGREANHRAVTALLDAAGVEHFTVPGIDDRSSAVGVPEHRRAAALAALATGAAASGARITAVRPGRPAERPRPADPVDRDRLADTPVLQLSWPLLDPTGALALGHEYGCAVEFWTADGPWLRAPRPNRITGRIAADGPPVELPAHLFTRLLSPHGTDPVNRRPVRSRAEFDRTGIDAITFPVDLVYTWVDGTDPAWRRRKAETSGAVYHAESASDARFLSRDELRYSLRSLRLNAPWVRNVYVVTDDQRPAWLDESAPGLRIVPHREIFADPADLPTFNSHAIESQLHRIDGLAEHFLYLNDDMFVGRPLSPHAFFTPTGIAKHFPSAARIPLGPVTPEDTPVDAACKNNRALLQECFGRVNSQPMDHIPYALLRSVLAEMAERFPTEWARTAGSRFRAMTDLSVTSSLHHYYALFTGRSVPSSLQYGYVQLAHPELAQRLARMLARRDRDAICVNDAFSAPEDMAAQNAVLGPWLEAYFPTRSRYEREPA; from the coding sequence GTGGACGCACCGTCCGGTTCCGGCCCGTTGGGGCCGGACTGGGAACGGCACCCGGACAGCCCCGAGACCGCCTACACCCGGCCCGCGCTGACCCCGCTGGACGGCCGCGAGGCCAACCACCGGGCGGTCACCGCGCTGCTGGACGCCGCCGGCGTCGAACACTTCACCGTGCCGGGCATCGACGACCGCAGCTCCGCGGTCGGCGTCCCGGAGCACCGCCGGGCCGCCGCGCTGGCCGCCCTCGCCACCGGGGCCGCGGCCTCCGGCGCCCGGATCACCGCCGTCCGCCCCGGCCGGCCCGCCGAGCGCCCCCGCCCCGCCGACCCGGTCGACCGGGACCGGCTGGCCGACACCCCGGTGCTCCAGCTGTCCTGGCCGCTGCTCGACCCGACCGGCGCCCTGGCGCTCGGGCACGAGTACGGCTGCGCGGTCGAGTTCTGGACGGCCGACGGCCCCTGGCTGCGCGCCCCCCGGCCCAACCGGATCACCGGGCGGATAGCCGCCGACGGCCCGCCGGTCGAGCTGCCCGCCCACCTGTTCACCCGGCTGCTGTCCCCGCACGGCACCGACCCGGTCAACCGCCGGCCGGTGCGCAGCCGCGCCGAGTTCGACCGCACCGGCATCGACGCGATCACCTTCCCGGTGGACCTCGTCTACACCTGGGTGGACGGCACCGACCCGGCCTGGCGGCGGCGCAAGGCCGAGACCTCCGGCGCGGTCTACCACGCCGAGTCCGCGAGCGACGCCCGCTTCCTCAGCCGGGACGAACTCCGTTACTCGCTGCGGTCGTTGCGGCTGAACGCGCCCTGGGTGCGGAACGTGTACGTGGTCACCGACGACCAGCGCCCGGCCTGGCTGGACGAGAGCGCGCCGGGCCTGCGGATCGTCCCGCACCGGGAGATCTTCGCCGACCCGGCCGACCTGCCGACCTTCAACTCGCACGCCATCGAGTCCCAGCTGCACCGGATCGACGGCCTCGCCGAGCACTTCCTGTACCTCAACGACGACATGTTCGTCGGCCGCCCGCTCAGCCCGCACGCCTTCTTCACCCCGACCGGGATCGCCAAGCACTTCCCCTCCGCGGCGCGCATCCCGCTCGGCCCGGTCACCCCCGAGGACACCCCGGTCGACGCGGCCTGCAAGAACAACCGGGCCCTGCTCCAGGAGTGCTTCGGCCGGGTCAACTCCCAGCCGATGGACCACATCCCGTACGCCCTGCTGCGCAGCGTGCTGGCCGAGATGGCGGAGCGCTTCCCGACCGAGTGGGCCCGCACCGCGGGCAGCCGGTTCCGCGCGATGACCGACCTCTCGGTGACCTCCTCGCTGCACCACTACTACGCGCTGTTCACCGGCCGGTCGGTGCCGAGTTCGCTCCAGTACGGCTACGTCCAGCTCGCCCACCCCGAACTCGCCCAGCGGCTGGCCCGGATGCTCGCCCGGCGCGACCGGGACGCGATCTGCGTCAACGACGCGTTCTCCGCGCCGGAGGACATGGCGGCCCAGAACGCGGTCCTCGGGCCCTGGCTGGAGGCGTACTTCCCGACCCGCAGCCGCTACGAGCGGGAGCCGGCGTGA
- the rplO gene encoding 50S ribosomal protein L15 has protein sequence MSDSPIKLHNLKPAPGAKKDKIRVGRGEGSKGKTAGRGTKGTKARYQVPQRFEGGQMPLHMRLPKLKGFKNPAHKQFQVVNLDKLAELYPNGGEVTVAGLVEKGAVRKNELVKVLGQGDIAVALQVTVDAVSGSATEKITAAGGSVTELL, from the coding sequence ATGTCGGACTCGCCGATCAAGCTCCACAACCTGAAGCCCGCCCCGGGTGCCAAGAAGGACAAGATCCGCGTTGGTCGCGGTGAGGGCTCCAAGGGTAAGACTGCAGGTCGTGGCACCAAGGGCACCAAGGCCCGCTACCAGGTTCCGCAGCGCTTCGAGGGTGGCCAGATGCCCCTCCACATGCGCCTGCCGAAGCTGAAGGGCTTCAAGAACCCGGCCCACAAGCAGTTCCAGGTCGTGAACCTGGACAAGCTGGCCGAGCTCTACCCGAACGGTGGCGAGGTCACCGTGGCCGGTCTGGTCGAGAAGGGCGCCGTTCGCAAGAACGAGCTCGTCAAGGTCCTCGGCCAGGGCGACATCGCGGTGGCGCTGCAGGTGACGGTCGACGCCGTCTCCGGCTCGGCCACCGAGAAGATCACCGCGGCCGGCGGTTCGGTCACCGAACTGCTCTGA
- the rpmD gene encoding 50S ribosomal protein L30, whose protein sequence is MARLKVTQTKSYIGSKQNHRDTLRSLGLKRLNDTVVKEDRPEIRGMVHTVRHLVTVEEVD, encoded by the coding sequence ATGGCTCGCCTGAAGGTCACCCAGACCAAGTCGTACATCGGTAGCAAGCAGAACCACCGTGACACCCTGCGCTCGCTCGGCCTCAAGCGGCTGAACGACACCGTGGTGAAGGAGGACCGCCCGGAGATCCGCGGCATGGTCCACACCGTTCGCCACCTGGTCACGGTCGAGGAGGTGGACTGA
- the rpsE gene encoding 30S ribosomal protein S5, giving the protein MAGPQRRGSGAGGGTGGERRDRKRDDRGGAPVAEKTAYVERVVAINRVAKVVKGGRRFSFTALVVVGDGDGTVGVGYGKAKEVPAAIAKGVEEAKKNFFKVPRIQGTIPHPIQGEKAAGVVLLKPASPGTGVIAGGPVRAVLECAGVHDILSKSLGSDNAINIVHATVAALKGLVRPEEIAARRGLPLEDVAPAALLRARAAGVSA; this is encoded by the coding sequence ATGGCTGGACCCCAGCGCCGCGGTAGCGGCGCCGGCGGCGGCACCGGTGGCGAGCGGCGCGACCGTAAGCGTGACGACCGGGGCGGCGCCCCCGTCGCCGAGAAGACCGCTTACGTCGAGCGCGTGGTCGCGATCAACCGTGTCGCCAAGGTTGTCAAGGGTGGTCGTCGCTTCAGCTTCACCGCGCTGGTCGTGGTGGGCGACGGTGACGGCACCGTGGGTGTCGGTTACGGCAAGGCGAAGGAGGTTCCGGCCGCCATCGCCAAGGGCGTTGAGGAGGCCAAGAAGAACTTCTTCAAGGTCCCCCGTATCCAGGGCACCATCCCGCACCCCATCCAGGGCGAGAAGGCCGCCGGCGTCGTGCTGCTGAAGCCGGCGTCCCCCGGTACCGGTGTTATCGCCGGTGGCCCGGTGCGTGCCGTCCTGGAGTGCGCCGGCGTTCACGACATCCTGTCGAAGTCGCTCGGCTCGGACAACGCGATCAACATCGTGCACGCCACCGTGGCCGCTCTGAAGGGCCTCGTGCGCCCCGAGGAGATCGCCGCCCGTCGTGGCCTGCCCCTGGAGGACGTGGCCCCGGCCGCGCTGCTCCGGGCCCGTGCGGCTGGGGTGAGCGCCTGA
- the rplR gene encoding 50S ribosomal protein L18: MSVSVKIGKGNAYKNAARKRRAIRVRKRVVGTEVRPRLVVTRSNRHMVAQVIDDAKGHTLASASTLDVSIKGTEGDKTELAKKVGSLVAERAKAAGVESVVFDRAGNRYAGRIAALADAARESGLDF; this comes from the coding sequence ATGAGCGTCTCTGTCAAGATCGGCAAGGGCAACGCCTACAAGAACGCCGCCCGCAAGCGCCGTGCCATTCGCGTTCGCAAGCGCGTCGTCGGCACCGAGGTGCGTCCGCGCCTCGTCGTGACGCGTTCGAACCGCCACATGGTCGCCCAGGTCATCGACGACGCCAAGGGTCACACCCTGGCGTCGGCGTCCACCCTCGACGTGTCCATCAAGGGCACCGAGGGCGACAAGACCGAGCTGGCCAAGAAGGTCGGAAGCCTGGTCGCCGAGCGCGCCAAGGCCGCCGGCGTCGAGTCGGTCGTCTTCGACCGCGCGGGCAACCGGTACGCCGGCCGCATCGCCGCCCTGGCGGACGCGGCCCGCGAGTCCGGGCTCGACTTCTAA
- the rplF gene encoding 50S ribosomal protein L6, with the protein MSRIGRLPIQVPAGVDVTIDGQTVSVKGPKGSLTHVVAAPIEIGKDEDGTLVVTRPNDERQSKALHGLSRTLVANMITGVTAGYRKSLEISGVGYRVTAKGSDMEFALGYSHPILVTAPEGISFVVETPTKFHVDGTDKQKVGEIAAKIRKLRKPDPYKAKGVKYAGEVIRRKVGKSGK; encoded by the coding sequence ATGTCGCGCATTGGACGGCTGCCCATCCAGGTTCCCGCTGGTGTGGACGTCACCATCGACGGCCAGACGGTCTCGGTGAAGGGCCCCAAGGGCTCGCTCACCCACGTCGTCGCCGCGCCGATCGAGATCGGCAAGGACGAGGACGGCACTCTGGTCGTCACTCGCCCGAACGACGAGCGTCAGTCGAAGGCCCTGCACGGCCTGTCGCGCACGCTGGTGGCGAACATGATCACCGGCGTGACCGCGGGCTACCGCAAGTCGCTGGAGATCAGCGGCGTCGGCTACCGAGTCACGGCGAAGGGCTCCGACATGGAGTTCGCGCTGGGCTACAGCCACCCGATCCTGGTCACCGCGCCGGAGGGGATCTCCTTCGTCGTCGAGACGCCCACCAAGTTCCACGTGGACGGCACCGACAAGCAGAAGGTCGGCGAGATCGCCGCCAAGATCCGCAAGCTGCGCAAGCCCGACCCGTACAAGGCCAAGGGCGTCAAGTACGCGGGCGAGGTCATCCGCCGCAAGGTCGGAAAGAGTGGTAAGTAA
- the rpsH gene encoding 30S ribosomal protein S8, with protein sequence MTMTDPIADMLTRLRNANSAYHDSVAMPASKIKAHVAEILQQEGYISSYKVEEPTENEVGKKLTIELKFGPNRERSIAGIKRISKPGLRVYAKSTNLPKVLGGLGVAIISTSSGLLTDKQAAKKGVGGEVLAYVW encoded by the coding sequence ATGACCATGACCGACCCCATCGCAGACATGCTCACGCGTCTGCGTAACGCGAACTCGGCGTACCACGACTCCGTGGCGATGCCGGCCAGCAAGATCAAGGCGCACGTCGCCGAGATCCTGCAGCAGGAGGGGTACATCTCCTCCTACAAGGTTGAGGAGCCCACCGAGAACGAGGTCGGCAAGAAGCTGACCATCGAGCTCAAGTTCGGCCCCAACCGCGAGCGTTCCATCGCCGGCATCAAGCGCATCAGCAAGCCGGGTCTGCGTGTGTACGCAAAGTCCACCAACCTGCCGAAGGTTCTCGGCGGCCTGGGCGTGGCGATCATCTCCACGTCCTCCGGCCTCCTGACCGACAAGCAGGCCGCCAAGAAGGGCGTAGGCGGAGAAGTTCTCGCCTACGTCTGGTAA
- a CDS encoding type Z 30S ribosomal protein S14 produces MAKKALIAKSERKPKFGVRAYTRCQRCGRPHSVYRKFGLCRVCLREMAHRGELPGVTKSSW; encoded by the coding sequence ATGGCGAAGAAGGCCCTGATCGCTAAGTCCGAGCGCAAGCCGAAGTTCGGCGTCCGGGCGTACACCCGGTGCCAGCGCTGCGGCCGTCCGCACTCGGTGTACCGCAAGTTCGGCCTGTGCCGTGTGTGCCTCCGTGAGATGGCCCACCGCGGCGAGCTGCCGGGCGTGACCAAGAGCTCCTGGTAG